Proteins from a single region of Scylla paramamosain isolate STU-SP2022 chromosome 13, ASM3559412v1, whole genome shotgun sequence:
- the LOC135106220 gene encoding uncharacterized protein LOC135106220 — protein sequence MAPQVLNPNMQVNVTRRHTALVPNSTKGRGGEPRPPPFYSSRPQPLIFIGGAVPLLCDLDLRFRDESATSGSQQPPAASRSPRSPPQPALFTRETKQDCQTCNNSVKALASRATYLGAPAEHSGVRGRGVGGAPRGRGEEGQQQATRAHPHQLDARPASRRPPWQSPLQLLVRAGHDVTLSGGSSRGWRGRCCRGRGAGDSRGVGPPGPPPSTARAAGRSWSRTVPSTGGRGQRSTSTQSISVSGPRPPRPLPPLPDRPLEALAPPIAALLPESEQLAFPPSSVLRAEWAPAACPSRPIQPRPPFPASSRERRRPFYPPTFQA from the exons atggcgccacAAGTGCTGAACCCCAACATGCAGGTCAATGTGACGCGCCGACACACCGCACTCGTCCCTAACAGTACCAAAGGGCGTGGTGGGGAACCAAGACCGCCTCCTTTCTACTCCTCACGCCCACAGCCGCTCATTTTCATTGGCGGGGCGGTCCCTCTGCTTTGCGACCTTGATTTGAGATTCCGCGATGAGAGTGCCACTTCAGGAT CCCAGCAGCCCCCAGCAGCCTCCCGCAGCCCCCGCAGCCCCCCGCAGCCCGCCCTCTTCACCCGGGAGAC GAAGCAAGACTGCCAAACCTGCAACAACAGTGTGAAGGCATTAGCATCAAGAGCCACTTACCTGGGGGCTCCTGCAGAGCACTCAGGTGTGCGGGGACGCGGGGTGGGCGGCGCCCCACGGGGCCGTGGTGAGGAAGGGCAGCAGCAGGCAACCCGCGCCCATCCTCACCAGCTGGACGCCCGCCCCGCCTCCCGCCGCCCGCCCTGGCAGTCTCCACTGCAGCTCCTCGTGCGGGCAGGGCACGACGTGACGctcagtggtggtagtagtaggggCTGGCGGGGCCGGTGCTGCAGGGGCCGGGGCGCGGGGGACAGCAGGGGCGTGGGACCACCAGGGCCACCACCTTCCACAGCGCGAGCAGCAGGGAGAAGCTGGAGTCGCACTGTCCCATCCACAGGCGGCCGAGGGCAGAGGTCCACTAGCACTCAGAGTATCTCTGTCTCTGGCCCGCGCCCGCCCCGCCCACTCCCGCCACTCCCCGATCGGCCTCTTGAGGCTCTCGCCCCGCCCATAGCAGCTCTCCTGCCAGAGAGCGAGCAGCTAGCTTTCCCGCCCAGCAGTGTTCTGCGTGCTGAGTGGGCCCCTGCAGCCTGCCCGTCCCGCCCCATCCAGCCCCGCCCACCATTCCCGGCTTCCTCAAGGGAGCGGCGACGCCCTTTCTACCCGCCTACTTTCCAAGCATGA
- the LOC135106491 gene encoding collagen alpha-1(I) chain-like: MRAPVLLQMWRRRWPTNAAPVFMVMVAVLSSLPVTLTAPTEDSLEDTARVLGHFSAGVGTRRNGAPSRSFTGISQGSLRGQQPFQVRLDSLEVNDNSREVPSRPGQHGDDRPSLERESLEVTLGSSAVPASGTSGSHGFSSQYFVVEDDDSFEIDEDDFRFMNLGRRYHPDGISPVSPQQLFIPQPAIPPTSSLVAPASRNLGPSLNNPYIIATASSSEEIDEDNPYEDDDDDEDLAMYLSKNLLTVKGDDSSEERLELDDALLGRRYNFIDGQGSHRWGYDLVDQYQHQTVNTDGTMDGRFGWTAPNGQEIRVQYVADDGGYRLVGSSGIHPADSEDVHRLKIEHSQIYKEVASRPPVAPLPVSPGVPLPPVSHGVHLSSGSHGVPLSPVSHAVHPSSVSPGVPLPPVSPPSSGSPGVPLSPTDKSYKVTIPFGGIGVPLPDPHRDRSPFQGSPGFSLGVPLPPPHDSSGTVGVPLPTQTGAGSEGASFSIPSGQPTGGVPLPSPSGPGAKPSRPGFFDEGEEVIAFSGGTMGVPLPTQNGAGSGVSFSIPPRQPTGGVPLPSPSGPGARPSRPGLSRDDDTVVFGESGGVGLPGISGFETTGVSLSSPSVPMTGGVPLPSPSGPPGAPSGTGFFGDDETVVVGIGGGVGLPGAPGVSLSSPAGPVTGGVPLPSPSGPPGPPSGPGFFGDDDTVVGGGGVALPGAPGVSLSSPVGPAAGGVPLPSPSGPPGPPSGPGFFGDDDTVVAGGGVGLPGAPGVSLSSPVGPATGGVPLPSPSGPPGTPSGPGFFGDDTVVAGGGVGLPGAPGVSLSSPVGPATGGVPLPSPSGPPGPPSRPGFFGDDDTVVAGGGVGLPGAPGVSLSSPIGPATGGVPLPSPSGPPGPPSGPGFFGDDDTVVAGDGVGLPGVPGVSLSSPVGPATGGVPLPSPSGPPGPPSGPGFFGDDDTVVAGDGVGLPGTPGISLSSPIGPATGGVPLPSPSGPPGAPTGPAFFGDDDTVVAESGIGLPGAPGVSLSSPVGPVTGGVPLPSPSGPPGPPSGLGVFGDDDAIVAGETGDGPGGTVVFGTRPVGTETDGVPLPSPSGPEPAPSGTGLLHDESVGFKGASGVGLPEIPGVRPGGIPLPSPSGPETAPSGPGFLGDDDTVVTGTAADVGTSGVSLSIPIGLGTGGVSLPSPSEPAAGQGFLDDDTAVAGDGIGLPGAPGISFSIPIGPDAGGVSLPSPSAPEPTPSVIFGDDDTVLTVSAAGPPEAPGVSLFSPVAPGAGGVPLPSPSGPESTSVDDTATGIPGFVDITSGFGAPGPGLQAAEPGIGAGAGVSLPGFGSPDDDAAVSPAFDFTTGFGASGPGLSATGPGTSGGAGVSLPGVGSLDDDTAGSPGFDSIGGFGTSGSGLPATGPATGDGAGVSLPGFGSPDDDAAGSPGFKLTTGFGTSETGLQATGPGIGAGSGVSLPEFGSSDDNGAVSPGFDFTAEFGASGPGIPTAGPGVSAGSGVSLPGFGSLDDDAAGSPGFDSSRGFGASGPGLPATGPGVSVGSGVLLPGFGSLDDDAAGSPGFDSSRGFGASGPGLPATGPGVSVGSGVLLPGFGSLDDDAAGSPGFDSSRGFGASRPGLPATGPGVSVGSGVSLPGFGSHDDDTAGRPGFDDSSSGFGLSSSGFNGEVPLSVLDSSDNGKPMSPDFGFSGAIGSSDDFGQSSGGFGFEGGVPLNSGFGGSASFNGRGALDASEVPLQGPPVSSTFSLSTNLGHGTVSSGVPLNTGKDLSSNKIRHSHGTSQFFEVGPPEPAHHAAGGPTSASPLPFYPHTPMFDSQHPNQFHSSSGPVREASPFAESSANLDSELEKPQDLVKIYHDIYGIKMRLEDWLVPKRREAPRAIL; encoded by the coding sequence GTGTTGTTACAAATGTGGCGACGGCGATGGCCAACGAATGCAGCACCGGTgttcatggtgatggtggcggtgctgtCTTCTCTACCAGTCACCCTGACTGCACCAACTGAAGACAGCCTTGAGGACACTGCTCGAGTGTTAGGACACTTCTCTGCCGGAGTCGGTACCAGGAGAAACGGGGCCCCCAGCAGATCCTTCACAGGAATTTCCCAAGGCAGTCTAAGGGGGCAGCAACCCTTTCAAGTCCGGCTAGACAGTTTAGAAGTTAATGATAACAGCAGAGAAGTCCCGTCTCGTCCTGGTCAACACGGAGACGACCGTCcgagtttggagagagagagcttagaaGTAACTTTGGGTAGCAGCGCAGTCCCAGCCAGCGGCACTTCAGGATCCCATGGATTCTCTTCTCAATACTTTGTGGTGGAAGATGACGATTCATTCGAAATCGATGAGGATGATTTCCGCTTCATGAATCTTGGAAGAAGATATCATCCTGATGGTATATCTCCAGTTTCCCCTCAGCAACTGTTTATTCCACAACCGGCAATTCCTCCTACTTCTAGTCTCGTGGCTCCTGCTTCTCGAAACCTCGGTCCGTCCCTCAATAACCCATATATTATCGCCACTGCTTCGTCTAGTGAAGAAATCGACGAAGATAATCcttatgaagatgatgatgatgacgaagactTGGCGATGTATCTCAGTAAAAACTTGTTGACTGTGAAGGGTGATGACAGCAGTGAGGAGCGACTAGAACTGGACGATGCCTTATTAGGAAGACGTTACAACTTTATCGATGGTCAAGGCAGTCATCGATGGGGCTATGACCTTGTGGACCAGTATCAACACCAGACAGTGAACACAGATGGAACAATGGACGGCAGGTTTGGTTGGACTGCTCCCAACGGTCAAGAAATCAGAGTTCAGTATGTGGCTGATGATGGTGGATACCGATTGGTTGGCTCTTCAGGTATCCATCCAGCAGACAGTGAAGACGTGCACCGGCTGAAGATAGAACATTCTCAAATATATAAGGAAGTAGCCAGCCGTCCCCCAGTGGCTCCACTACCTGTGTCCCCTGGTGTCCCATTGCCTCCAGTGTCCCATGGTGTTCATCTGTCCTCTGGATCTCATGGTGTCCCATTGTCTCCAGTGTCCCATGCTGTTCATCCGTCTTCTGTATCTCCTGGTGTCCCATTGCCTCCAGTGTCTCCACCATCTTCTGGGTCTCCTGGTGTTCCACTGTCTCCTACTGATAAGTCTTATAAAGTGACAATCCCATTTGGAGGGATTGGAGTTCCGTTGCCAGATCCACATCGTGACCGATCGCCATTTCAAGGGTCTCCAGGCTTCTCACTAGGTGtgcctctacctcctcctcatgaTAGTAGTGGAACAGTTGGTGTCCCCCTTCCCACACAGACAGGAGCTGGAAGTGAAGGAGCTTCTTTTTCTATCCCTTCAGGACAACCTACTGGTGGGGTTCCTCTTCCCAGCCCCTCTGGACCTGGGGCAAAGCCATCTCGTCCAGGTTTTTTTGACGAAGGTGAGGAAGTCATAGCTTTCAGTGGTGGAACGATGGGCGTTCCGCTTCCCACTCAGAACGGAGCTGGAAGCGGAGTCTCTTTTTCTATCCCCCCAAGACAGCCTACTGGTGGAGTTCCCCTTCCCAGCCCTTCTGGACCCGGAGCAAGACCATCCAGACCAGGTCTCTCCAGGGATGATGACACTGTAGTTTTTGGAgaaagtggtggtgttgggctTCCAGGTATTTCGGGATTTGAAACAACTGGAGTTTCCCTTTCAAGCCCCTCAGTGCCTATGACTGGTGGAGTGCCTCTTCCCAGCCCCTCTGGACCACCAGGGGCACCATCAGGGACAGGTTTTTTTGGGGATGATGAGACTGTAGTCGTTGGaataggtggtggtgttggactTCCTGGAGCACCCGGAGTCTCCCTTTCCAGCCCTGCAGGACCAGTGACAGGCGGAGTGCCTCTTCCCAGCCCCTCTGGACCACCAGGGCCTCCATCTGGGCCGGGTTTTTTTGGGGATGATGACACTGTagtaggtggaggtggtgttgcACTTCCAGGAGCACCCGGAGTCTCCCTCTCCAGCCCTGTAGGACCAGCAGCAGGCGGAGTGCCTCTTCCCAGCCCCTCTGGACCGCCAGGACCACCATCTGGGCCAGGTTTTTTTGGCGATGATGATACCGTAGTAGCTGGAGGTGGTGTTGGACTTCCAGGAGCACCCGGAGTCTCCCTTTCAAGCCCTGTAGGACCAGCGACAGGCGGAGTGCCTCTTCCCAGCCCCTCCGGACCACCAGGGACACCATCCGGGCCGGGTTTTTTTGGGGATGACACCGTAGTAGCTGGAGGTGGTGTTGGACTTCCAGGAGCACCCGGGGTCTCCCTCTCCAGTCCTGTAGGACCAGCAACAGGCGGAGTGCCTCTTCCTAGCCCCTCTGGACCGCCAGGACCACCATCTAGGCCAGGTTtttttggtgatgatgacaCTGTAGTAGCTGGAGGTGGTGTTGGACTCCCAGGAGCACCCGGAGTCTCCCTCTCCAGCCCTATAGGACCAGCAACAGGCGGAGTGCCTCTTCCTAGCCCCTCTGGACCGCCAGGACCACCATCTGGGCCAGGTTtttttggtgatgatgacaCTGTAGTAGCTGGAGATGGTGTTGGACTTCCAGGAGTGCCCGGAGTCTCCCTCTCCAGTCCTGTAGGACCAGCAACAGGTGGAGTGCCTCTTCCCAGCCCCTCTGGACCACCAGGGCCTCCATCTGGACCAGGTTTTTTTGGCGATGATGACACCGTAGTAGCTGGAGATGGTGTTGGACTTCCTGGGACGCCGGGAATCTCCCTTTCCAGCCCTATAGGACCAGCGACAGGCGGAGTGCCTCTTCCCAGCCCCTCTGGACCACCAGGAGCACCAACTGGGCCAGCTTTTTTTGGCGATGATGATACTGTAGTAGCTGAAAGTGGTATTGGACTTCCTGGGGCACCTGGAGTCTCCCTTTCAAGTCCTGTAGGACCAGTAACAGGCGGAGTGCCTCTTCCCAGCCCCTCTggaccaccaggaccaccatcTGGGCTGGGTGTTTTTGGAGATGATGACGCCATAGTTGCTGGAGAAACTGGTGATGGACCTGGAGGGACAGTAGTGTTTGGAACCCGACCTGTAGGGACAGAAACTGATGGGGTGCCACTACCTAGCCCATCTGGGCCGGAACCAGCACCTTCAGGGACTGGACTCCTTCATGATGAATCTGTAGGTTTTAAAGGAGCCTCTGGTGTTGGACTTCCTGAAATACCTGGTGTAAGACCCGGTGGAATTCCTCTTCCTAGCCCCTCTGGACCTGAGACAGCACCATCAGGACCAGGTTTTTTGGGTGATGATGACACTGTAGTAACTGGAACAGCTGCTGATGTTGGAACAAGTGGAgtttctctttccatccctaTTGGACTAGGAACTGGTGGAGTATCTCTTCCCAGCCCTTCTGAACCAGCAGCCGGGCAGGGCTTTTTAGATGATGACACTGCAGTAGCTGGGGATGGTATTGGACTTCCCGGCGCACCAGGAATCTCCTTTTCCATCCCTATTGGGCCAGATGCTGGTGGAGTGTCTCTTCCCAGCCCATCTGCACCAGAGCCAACACCATCAGTGATTTTCGGGGATGATGACACTGTACTTACCGTAAGTGCTGCTGGACCTCCAGAGGCTCCGGGAGTCTCCCTTTTCAGCCCTGTGGCACCAGGGGCAGGTGGAGTACCCCTTCCCAGCCCCTCTGGCCCTGAATCCACATCAGTAGATGATACAGCAACTGGAATACCAGGCTTTGTTGATATAACCAGTGGATTTGGTGCCCCTGGACCTGGACTACAAGCAGCAGAACCTGGTATCGGTGCTGGGGCAGGAGTATCACTCCCAGGGTTTGGATCACCAGACGACGATGCTGCTGTAAGCCCAGCGTTTGACTTTACCACTGGATTTGGTGCCTCTGGACCTGGACTATCAGCAACAGGACCTGGTACAAGTGGTGGAGCAGGAGTATCACTCCCAGGAGTTGGATCACTTGATGATGATACTGCTGGAAGCCCTGGGTTTGACTCTATTGGTGGCTTTGGTACCTCTGGATCTGGACTTCCAGCAACAGGGCCTGCTACAGGTGATGGAGCAGGAGTATCACTTCCAGGGTTTGGATCACCTGACGACGATGCTGCTGGAAGCCCTGGGTTTAAACTGACTACTGGATTTGGAACCTCTGAAACTGGATTACAGGCAACAGGACCTGGGATAGGTGCTGGATCAGGAGTGTCACTTCCAGAGTTTGGATCATCTGACGACAATGGTGCTGTAAGCCCAGGGTTTGACTTTACCGCTGAATTTGGTGCCTCTGGACCCGGAATACCAACAGCAGGACCTGGTGTCAGTGCCGGATCAGGAGTATCATTGCCAGGGTTTGGATCACttgatgatgatgctgctggAAGCCCTGGGTTTGACTCTAGCCGTGGATTTGGTGCCTCTGGACCTGGACTACCAGCAACAGGACCTGGTGTCAGTGTTGGATCAGGAGTATTACTGCCAGGGTTTGGATCACttgatgatgatgctgctggAAGCCCTGGGTTTGACTCTAGCCGTGGATTTGGTGCCTCTGGACCTGGACTACCAGCAACAGGACCTGGTGTCAGTGTTGGATCAGGAGTATTACTGCCAGGGTTTGGATCACttgatgatgatgctgctggAAGCCCTGGGTTTGACTCTAGCCGTGGATTTGGTGCCTCTAGACCTGGACTACCAGCAACAGGACCTGGTGTCAGTGTTGGATCAGGAGTATCACTTCCAGGGTTTGGATCACATGATGATGATACCGCTGGAAGACCAGGCTTTGATGATTCATCCTCTGGCTTTGGACTTTCAAGCTCTGGGTTTAATGGGGAAGTTCCTTTGTCGGTGTTAGACTCCTCTGATAACGGAAAGCCTATGAGCCCTGATTTTGGTTTTTCTGGTGCTATTGGTTCATCTGATGATTTTGGACAGAGCTCAGGAGGGTTTGGATTTGAAGGAGGGGTACCTCTCAATAGTGGATTTGGCGGATCAGCATCTTTCAATGGAAGGGGTGCTCTGGATGCCTCAGAGGTGCCGCTTCAAGGGCCGCCAGTATCCAGCACTTTTAGCCTCTCAACAAATTTAGGCCATGGAACTGTTTCCTCTGGTGTGCCACTCAATACTGGTAAAGACTTGTCATCTAACAAAATCCGTCATTCTCACGGAACTTCCCAATTTTTTGAGGTAGGCCCACCTGAGCCTGCTCATCATGCTGCAGGTGGGCCAACCAGtgcctcacctcttcctttctatcctcACACCCCCATGTTTGATTCCCAACATCCCAACCAGTTCCATTCGTCCTCTGGTCCAGTTCGCGAGGCGAGCCCTTTTGCTGAAAGTTCTGCAAACTTGGATAGTGAGCTAGAGAAGCCCCAGGACCTAGTCAAGATATATCACGATATTTACGGCATAAAAATGAGATTAGAAGACTGGTTAGTCCCTAAACGGCGGGAAGCTCCTCGTGCTATCTTGTAG